Genomic window (Thomasclavelia spiroformis DSM 1552):
AAAAGTCCAAGCATCACTAATACCGTTTTGCCCATCTTTATACAATTTATTATTGTAATCTTCCATCATCTCAAACAACAAATCATGTGTATCAAAGTTTTTTTCTTCTTTCAAAACTTCAAAACTTTCTATTTCCTTTTTAGCATCATTATTTACCATCCAAGAATTAACATATGGAAACAAGAAAAAACACAAACCTGCTAAAAAACCAATACCAACAAGCACCATCAGAATTTTTCTAACCATTACTTTTACCTCCGTAATACCCTTTTAACTCTTTTTAATACGACAATAAAAATAATAATTAATACAATAATTCCAATCCCACTTACAATCGATTTAATATATTCTTTAAACCATACATCATTATTAGCTTTTTTACTTTCTTGTTTTTCTAAATCTGGATTATATTCAACTCGATGACCTCTAACCAATAAACGATGACTGTTAATTCCATAAGGTGTACATGTAACTAAAGTTACATAATCCTGCCCTGGAACAATCTTTAAATCATTAGTTTCATTAGGTTTGACCACGTTTATTTTATCAACTTCATAAGCTAATACATCATCTAATACATGAATATAAAACAAATCATCTTTTTTTAAATCTGCTAAATTAGTAAACAATTCTGCTGTAGATAACCCTGAATGAGCTGATAGAACTGCGTGTGTATCAATACCACCAACTGGAAAAGATGTACCTACTAAATGTCCTACACCCTTTAACATGTGTTCACTATCAGTACCATGATAAATTGGCAAATTAACATCGATTTTTGGAATATTGATATATGCCATTACCCCATCATCAGTATAATTTAAAATATCATAATACACATCATCAGCCATGTCAATAGCACTTGGATCAAAGGGATCAGTCAAAACAATTGTCTGATTTAATTTACGATTATAAGCATTGGCTAATTCCAACTCTTTTGCAATTTGTTTCGTATCAATTTCCTTAATATCTTCAGTATAATCATTGATAACTTGGATCTGGTTTCTTCTAGAATAGATATTACTAATTAATGGATATAAGCTAATTATTAAACCAATACAAAAACCTACTATTAATATTATTCTAACTACATTTTTTTTCATAGTACCTCTTTATCAAATAAAGAACTACTAATGTAGTTCTTTTATATTTTAGTTTTCTTTTTTTCTTAATTTAACAAACGCTGTAGCCATACCTGCCATGATCAAAATACCACCAACAGCAAACATCCAAGTACCAGCGCCACCTGTTCTAGGTAAATTAAATCCTTTAGGGTTAACGATTTTTGTTACAGCCACAGATCCATCACCTATTTCAACATCTCCAAGAACTTCAGTAGGTAATTCAGTCACTTCATCTCCTGTTGTTAAAGTATATTTTACATCAGTAACTGCTTCTTTACCATCTTCATCAACACCTATTGTTTCAACAACATCTAATTGCATTTGACCATCTGGGATAATATATCCGTTAGGAGCTTTTGTTTCTACTAATGTATATGTTCCAGCTTCAAAACCAATTAAATAAGCAATACCATCTTTATCTGTAACAGCTGTTTTACCATCATTACTATTTATCACTAGTTGACCATTTTCATATTTATAAGTAACTAAAGGATTTCTTCCTTCATAATCACCATCAGGATCAGGTGCACCTGCATATAATTGGAACTCAGCACCTTCTAATTTATTTCCATCAGGGTCAACTTTGTTAATTTTTAAACCATAAACATAAGTTTCTGTTTTGTCCCATGGTTTAGAAGTATTCCATGTTTTATTGTTGTTTGTATATTCAAGATCAACTTGGTTAGGGTTACCTTCAACACCGATTACAGCATCTTCATTAATTCTTACTTGATAATTAAGTTGAAGATTATTATAAGCCATTATATCAGGATAATCAAAAACAAGAGTCATTGTCTTTCCATCATAACTAACTGCATAATCTCCATCGGTTACTGAATAATAAGTATATGGTTCTTCACCAATTGTTGTTTCATGTGTTTCTAAAGTACCTGGTTTCAATGTTTTACTTTCCCCACTGAAATTAGATACAATAATATCGATATTATTTTCAGGATCTCCTTCTCTATAGAAATCTAACCCTTTACTTAATGTATCGGTAATAATATATTTAACCATTTGAGTATTTGTAGAAGCATCATAATGAGGAATATCAGCATCTACTTGATATGTAAGAATATCGCCTACATTATTATCACTAATGTTTTCTTTTTTATCACCTTCAATAATACTTTTATCAACATTTACTGGTTCATCTTTTGGTGTAATTGTTAAATCAAAATTCCAAAATAATTTGTTATCTTCAGCTTTATTAACATCAACATATGGTAATGGTACTAACATAGATTTAGATGCAACACTTGCAGAATCACCAGA
Coding sequences:
- a CDS encoding class C sortase, with the protein product MKKNVVRIILIVGFCIGLIISLYPLISNIYSRRNQIQVINDYTEDIKEIDTKQIAKELELANAYNRKLNQTIVLTDPFDPSAIDMADDVYYDILNYTDDGVMAYINIPKIDVNLPIYHGTDSEHMLKGVGHLVGTSFPVGGIDTHAVLSAHSGLSTAELFTNLADLKKDDLFYIHVLDDVLAYEVDKINVVKPNETNDLKIVPGQDYVTLVTCTPYGINSHRLLVRGHRVEYNPDLEKQESKKANNDVWFKEYIKSIVSGIGIIVLIIIFIVVLKRVKRVLRR
- a CDS encoding SpaH/EbpB family LPXTG-anchored major pilin, whose translation is MKVIKKIFSLMLVFLVGFALTLPAGASDKVDPKDNPEIDLSKTTGSITINKEGSTFSIYKILDAVGKEGQNVYNYTVNSNFINLIGEGKAYSLEKIATMPNQLNINNYDDEGNLIGVTDPITEETSKFTSDVQAYIEANSIQPTATIPVSEAGETKVTLDIGFYIIIETGTSGDSASVASKSMLVPLPYVDVNKAEDNKLFWNFDLTITPKDEPVNVDKSIIEGDKKENISDNNVGDILTYQVDADIPHYDASTNTQMVKYIITDTLSKGLDFYREGDPENNIDIIVSNFSGESKTLKPGTLETHETTIGEEPYTYYSVTDGDYAVSYDGKTMTLVFDYPDIMAYNNLQLNYQVRINEDAVIGVEGNPNQVDLEYTNNNKTWNTSKPWDKTETYVYGLKINKVDPDGNKLEGAEFQLYAGAPDPDGDYEGRNPLVTYKYENGQLVINSNDGKTAVTDKDGIAYLIGFEAGTYTLVETKAPNGYIIPDGQMQLDVVETIGVDEDGKEAVTDVKYTLTTGDEVTELPTEVLGDVEIGDGSVAVTKIVNPKGFNLPRTGGAGTWMFAVGGILIMAGMATAFVKLRKKEN